Below is a window of Deinococcus multiflagellatus DNA.
GGAAGTTCAGGCGAAGATCAATCAGCTGAAGAAGGCCCAGGCTGAGGGCACCCTGCGCGCCCCGGACAGCACCACCGTCGAGGACTGGTCCAAGGAATATCTGGAGAACGCCAAGACCCGCCTGAAGGCCGGCACGTACCAGTCCTACGAGATGAACATCCGGCTGTACGTCCTGCCCTACCTGGGCAAGATCCGGCTGGAAAAGCTCACCGCCCGTGACGTGAGCGCCATGGTGAACGCCTTGGCCAAGGAAAAGGGCACGCGCACCAGCCAGTACGCCCGCACGCTGCTCAGCATGATGCTGAACTACGCGGTGAGCCTGGACATGCTGCCCCGCAACGTCGCCAAGAACACCCGGCCACCCAAGGCCCCACGCAAAGAGATGTCGTTTTGGGAGCCGGGCGAGGTCCGCACCTTCCTCAAGGCCATCAGCGGTCACCGCTTAGAGGCACTGTTCTACCTGGCGCTCACCACCGGTATGCGCAAGGCGGAACTGCTGGGCCTGCGCTGGAGTGACCTGCAGGGCGACACGCTCAGCGTGCGGCAAACCGTGGTGCGCGTGGCCTACACGCCCACCATTGAAACGCCCAAGACCGCTGCGGGCGTGCGTGACCTCGTGCTGGACCCGGACAGCCTGGACCAGTTGCGTGCCCGGCGCACCGCCTGGGAAGCGGAACGGGCGGCCGTGCTGGGGGCGGGCAGCGTCTGGCCGGACCATGACCTGATCTTCCCCGACCAGAACGGTGAGCCGCTCATGCCCTGGCGGATCGACTACCACTGGCGGACGCTTCGGGACGGCTGTGAAGTCTCCCCTATCCGATTCCACGATCTGCGGCATACCTACGCCTCACTGGCCATCGCCAGTGGCATGGACGTGCGGATGCTCGCTGAACGCCTGGGCCATGCGGACGCCAGCATCACCTTGAAGGTGTACAGCCATGTGCTGGCCAGTCAGCGCCGGCGCTCGGCGATTGGCCTGGGAAGTCTGTTGGAGACGGCGGAACGGACCTCACTCCGTACAGCAACGCGTACAGCAATCAGCACGGACGGGGCTGGACAGAGTTGGACGGGCGCGGATGAGAAGGCAGGCTGAGACGCTGTTTCTGGACGGGTATGGATGGGGGTGGACGGGGGGGCGCCGACTCAAAATCGAGCGGGAAACCGTAGGGGTTCGAGTCCCCTCACCGGCACCAGAAGAAAGAAGCTCCGTCCAAGGCGGAGCTTTTCTTGTTCTGAAGTGGGGCTGTGAAATCGAGAATCCAGCGAGTGGAGCAACTTGCATAGCAACGGACTTTCTACGAGTGTGGGGTGGGCCCTTAAGGCTATCTTTCCCTTCCCACTCCGGTACAACCAAACGCGCTGCCCGCGCCTGCCGCAGGATGTCCACCGTACTGCTGGGTAGCGGCAAGTGACGACCAGATCAAGGGTCGATGGCATCCCAGTCCCACCGACCTACAAAATCCATCATGCGCTGGGTGGAGGTGCCGAAATCTGGGAGATCAGCCAGAAAAGTCACTGCTGTCCATCCCCCCGGCCACAGTACAGGCGAGCAGTCTGGCAGAGCGGCACAAAAGAAGGGGGCAATCCTGCAAGCCCGCTGAAGCAGCCCAGCCCCTCTTGAAGCGGTCTACGCCCGGAACGTCCATGCAGGATGTACAGGAGGCGCGGCGGAATACCCGGGGCGCCGCCTGCTACCCCTGTCCGCTGCGGGCACTCAGGGCCACGATGGCGTCCCAGCTGTCGGGCTGCGCGGGGTCATCCAGCGCCGCGCGGTTGCGGCCCTGAAAACCGCACTTCTGGCAGCGGTGCAGCAGCACCCAGCCTTTCTTGCCACTCTGTTCCACACCCACCGGCCGCATCAGGCCGTGGCAGTCGCAGGCGCGGTCGCCGGGGAGGAGGTCCACATGCTTGCTGTGCAGGCACTGGGGGCAGTGGTTGCGCACGCTGCCGTTCTGCAGCGGCTGCACCTGGGTGCCGCAGTGGCCGCAGGTAAAGGCATTGTTCGTGCCCTGCACAGTAAAGCGCCGCTCGCCGCTCATGGCCGCCGCCGCGCCGCCCAGCGGCTGTCCAGAAACGCGCGGATACTGGGCGTGCCCACCAGCGCGGTGGCCAGGACCAGGTAGCCCAGACCCGCCACGCTGACCACCCAACCCCGCCACGACGCGCCGCCCGCCAGCATGCCCACCACAAAGACCAGCAGCCCGGCCACCATGCCAAAACTGACGGTCAGGCGCCACGCCCAGATGCTGCCGCGCCACACCATGCCCAGCAGAAAGGCGGTGGCAACCGCGTAGAGGCTCTGGCGCAGCGCCCCTTCTGTCTGCCCCTGCACCAGCCCGGCCACGAAGGGCAGCACCGTCAGCAGAAACAGCGCCCACAGCGTGGCCAGGGTCAGGGTGCGGCCCTGGGCCAGCTGTTCGGGGGCCACCGGCTCAGGGGTCGGCGGCTGAGGACCAGCGGGGGCGGGGCGGGCAGGCTTGCTCACGCCCGGTATTTCAGCACAGGGGCTCCCAGGACGGCCAGGACGGCGGTCACGCTGCGCCCCAGGGCGGGGCCTTTGCTACGCTGAGGGGCATGAACGAACTCCGGGTTACGGCGGTGTGCGTCGGTCAGCCCACCGCGCTCAAAGTGGGCGGGCGCGCCACCGTCACGGGCATTGACAAGCACCCCCTGCCGGGCCATGTGCGGGTCACGCGCGCCGGGCTGGACGGCGACCACGTCCTCAACCGCAAGCACCACGGCGGCCCGGATCAGGCGGTGTACGCCTACACCATGCCCGACTACGCCGCCTGGGCCGCCGAACTCGCTGCCCCCGCGCGCCCGGGGCTCTTTGGCGAGAACCTCACCCTCAGCGGGCTCTCCTCGGCCGAGGTGCGAGTGGGTGACCGATTGACGGTCCACGGCGTGGCGGGCGAAGTGGTGCTGGAAGTCACCGCGCCGCGCATTCCCTGCGGCACGCTGGCGGCGCATGTGCGCGAGGGGTCCTTTGTGAAACGCTTTGCTCGCATGCGCCGCCCCGGGCTGTACCTGCGCGTGCTGACCGAGGGCACGGTGGGCGCGGGCGACCCCGTCACGCACCTCCCCGGCGACCCAGCCGCCCCCACCGTGGGCGAACTGTTTGACGTGTACGTGGGGGAGCCCACCCTGACCCGCGAGGGCCTGGAGGCGTGGCTGGCCTTTCCCGTGGCCGAGCGCACCCGCCGCGATCTGGAAGGCCGCCTGAAAAAGCTGGGCTGAAGCAGAGGCTGGTCGCCCTGGGCGAAAGGGGGCGCAGGGCCTCCATGCCGGCCCCGCGCCCCCTCAGCGTTTGGGCTCCTTAACCCTTGAGCCGGTCAGCGTAGTACTGCCGCATCTTGGCCACCTTGGGGGCAATCACGGCCATGCAGTACGGCTGGCGCGGGTTGTTGGCGTAGTAGTCCTGGTGGTAGTCCTCGGCCAGATGGAAGGTGCTGGCGGGCTCGATGGTGGTCACAATGGGGCGGCCGAACACATCCTGCCGGGTCAGGTCCTCGATCACCTCGCGCGTCTGGGTTTCCTGCTCGGCACTGAGGGGAAACACGGCGCTGCGGTACTGGGTGCCCACATCGGCGCCCTGGCGGTTGAGGGTGGTGGGGTCGTGGGTGGCGAAAAACAGGCCCAGCAGATCCTTGAAGCTCACCTGCGCCGGGTCGAAAGTGATGCGCACCGCCTCGGCGTGGCCGGTCTGGCCGCTGCACACACTGCGGTAATCGGGGTTGGGGGTGTGGCCGCCAATGTAGCCGCTTTCCACTTTCTGCACGCCGCGCACGTCCTTCAGCACGGCTTCGGTGCACCAGAAGCACCCTCCGGCGAAAATGGCCTGCTGGGTTGGGCTTGAGGGAGTGGTCATAGCCCGCATCATGGCGCGTGGCCCGCCCGCAGACGGGGCGCAGGCGCACGGTTGGACCTAAGCCCTGGCACGTTCTGGCCTCACCGTCACATCCAGAGCCCCACCGGCTGTTCTCCACCGTCGGCGCTGTCCAAACCCGACGCCCAGACCTCCACCTGTGGGCCCTCTCTGCTCCACAATTCAGCAAGCCGCTCTGATCGAA
It encodes the following:
- a CDS encoding tyrosine-type recombinase/integrase — encoded protein: MAKRANGEGTIFYREDKKIWGAEVTLARHPGTGKITRRTVYGKTQKEVQAKINQLKKAQAEGTLRAPDSTTVEDWSKEYLENAKTRLKAGTYQSYEMNIRLYVLPYLGKIRLEKLTARDVSAMVNALAKEKGTRTSQYARTLLSMMLNYAVSLDMLPRNVAKNTRPPKAPRKEMSFWEPGEVRTFLKAISGHRLEALFYLALTTGMRKAELLGLRWSDLQGDTLSVRQTVVRVAYTPTIETPKTAAGVRDLVLDPDSLDQLRARRTAWEAERAAVLGAGSVWPDHDLIFPDQNGEPLMPWRIDYHWRTLRDGCEVSPIRFHDLRHTYASLAIASGMDVRMLAERLGHADASITLKVYSHVLASQRRRSAIGLGSLLETAERTSLRTATRTAISTDGAGQSWTGADEKAG
- a CDS encoding RNHCP domain-containing protein, which translates into the protein MSGERRFTVQGTNNAFTCGHCGTQVQPLQNGSVRNHCPQCLHSKHVDLLPGDRACDCHGLMRPVGVEQSGKKGWVLLHRCQKCGFQGRNRAALDDPAQPDSWDAIVALSARSGQG
- a CDS encoding MOSC domain-containing protein, producing the protein MNELRVTAVCVGQPTALKVGGRATVTGIDKHPLPGHVRVTRAGLDGDHVLNRKHHGGPDQAVYAYTMPDYAAWAAELAAPARPGLFGENLTLSGLSSAEVRVGDRLTVHGVAGEVVLEVTAPRIPCGTLAAHVREGSFVKRFARMRRPGLYLRVLTEGTVGAGDPVTHLPGDPAAPTVGELFDVYVGEPTLTREGLEAWLAFPVAERTRRDLEGRLKKLG
- the msrA gene encoding peptide-methionine (S)-S-oxide reductase MsrA, with amino-acid sequence MTTPSSPTQQAIFAGGCFWCTEAVLKDVRGVQKVESGYIGGHTPNPDYRSVCSGQTGHAEAVRITFDPAQVSFKDLLGLFFATHDPTTLNRQGADVGTQYRSAVFPLSAEQETQTREVIEDLTRQDVFGRPIVTTIEPASTFHLAEDYHQDYYANNPRQPYCMAVIAPKVAKMRQYYADRLKG